One segment of Neisseria mucosa DNA contains the following:
- a CDS encoding aromatic amino acid transporter, with translation MSTKTPSLFGGAMIIAGTVIGAGMLANPTATSGVWFAGSLVVLLYTWFSMLSSGLMILEVNTHYPHGASFDTMVKDLLGPAWNIINGVAVAFVLYLLTYAYIFVGGDLTAKGIGSAVGGEISLTVGQLVFFGILAFCVWASARLVDRFTSILIGGMVLTFIWATGGLIADAKMPVLFDTQAPAGTHYWIYAATALPVCLASFGFHGNVSSLLKYFKGDAPKVAKSLWAGTLIALVIYILWQIAIQGNLPRSEFAPVIAAEGQVSVLIETLSKFAQTGNMDKVLTLFSYMAIATSFLGVTLGLFDYIADIFKWNDSISGRTKTAALTFLPPLISCLLFPTGFVTAIGYVGLAATIWTGIIPAMLLYRSRKKFGVGKNYQVYGGFRLMVWVFLFGVINIAAQILSQMELVPVFKG, from the coding sequence ATGTCAACCAAAACCCCTTCCCTATTCGGCGGCGCGATGATTATCGCCGGTACGGTTATCGGCGCAGGCATGCTTGCCAACCCGACCGCCACGTCCGGCGTCTGGTTTGCCGGCTCGCTGGTCGTGTTGCTGTACACCTGGTTTTCCATGCTCTCCAGCGGCCTGATGATTTTGGAAGTCAACACCCATTATCCGCACGGCGCCAGCTTCGACACCATGGTCAAAGACCTGCTCGGCCCGGCTTGGAACATCATCAACGGCGTTGCCGTCGCCTTCGTTTTATACCTGCTCACTTACGCCTACATCTTCGTCGGCGGCGACCTGACCGCCAAAGGCATCGGCAGCGCGGTAGGCGGCGAAATCTCGCTCACCGTCGGCCAACTCGTCTTCTTCGGCATCCTCGCCTTTTGCGTTTGGGCATCCGCACGCTTGGTTGACCGCTTCACCAGCATCCTCATCGGCGGCATGGTATTGACCTTTATTTGGGCAACCGGCGGCCTGATTGCCGACGCCAAAATGCCTGTCCTGTTCGACACCCAAGCCCCTGCCGGCACCCACTACTGGATTTATGCCGCCACTGCCCTGCCCGTCTGCCTTGCCTCATTCGGCTTCCACGGCAACGTCTCCAGCCTGCTCAAATACTTTAAAGGCGACGCGCCCAAAGTGGCCAAATCCCTATGGGCAGGAACGCTGATTGCGCTTGTGATTTACATCCTCTGGCAAATCGCCATCCAAGGCAACCTGCCGCGCAGCGAATTCGCACCGGTTATCGCCGCAGAAGGACAAGTTTCCGTCCTGATCGAAACGCTGTCCAAGTTCGCCCAAACCGGCAATATGGACAAAGTGTTGACCCTGTTCTCCTACATGGCGATCGCAACCTCCTTCCTCGGCGTAACGCTCGGCCTGTTCGACTACATTGCCGACATCTTCAAATGGAACGACAGCATCTCCGGCCGCACCAAAACCGCCGCGCTGACCTTCCTGCCACCCCTGATTTCCTGCCTGCTCTTCCCCACCGGCTTCGTTACCGCCATCGGCTACGTCGGCCTGGCCGCCACCATCTGGACAGGCATCATCCCAGCCATGCTGCTCTACCGCTCGCGCAAAAAATTCGGCGTCGGCAAAAACTACCAAGTTTACGGCGGATTCCGGCTGATGGTTTGGGTTTTCCTCTTCGGCGTCATCAACATTGCCGCCCAAATATTGAGCCAAATGGAGCTTGTTCCCGTATTTAAAGGTTAA
- a CDS encoding M48 family metallopeptidase, whose protein sequence is MPRLHTHTLSDGLTIHIQLKRSAKKNLILRPVSADTVSINIPPFVTQRNFTQWLNDNEAILRRTLNKTPAQQKSTDTLPEWIWYQGVQTALSVHTANHIQIRPSEILLPEKETAAQLTHLRRFLLERAHEYLLPRLESHIRSTRLTPSAISLSNAKTFWGVCRHTTGIRLNWRLIGVPEYVADYVCLHELAHLRHPDHSPAFWALTRSLTPYVDQAKQWLKAHGGELFFLG, encoded by the coding sequence ATGCCCCGCCTCCATACCCACACCCTTTCAGACGGCCTGACCATTCATATCCAGCTCAAACGCAGTGCCAAGAAAAACCTCATCTTGCGCCCCGTTTCCGCCGATACCGTCAGCATCAATATCCCGCCGTTTGTGACCCAGCGCAACTTTACCCAATGGCTGAACGACAACGAGGCCATCCTGCGCCGCACCCTAAACAAAACACCAGCCCAGCAAAAATCCACCGACACGCTTCCCGAATGGATTTGGTATCAAGGCGTTCAGACGGCCTTGTCCGTCCACACAGCAAACCACATCCAAATCAGGCCGTCTGAAATCCTGTTGCCCGAAAAAGAAACCGCCGCCCAACTCACCCATTTGCGCCGCTTCCTGCTCGAACGTGCGCACGAATATCTACTGCCGCGCCTCGAAAGCCATATCCGAAGCACCCGCCTGACCCCGAGCGCCATTTCCCTTTCCAACGCCAAAACCTTCTGGGGCGTATGCCGCCACACCACCGGCATCCGCCTCAACTGGCGGCTCATCGGCGTGCCCGAATATGTCGCCGACTACGTCTGCCTGCACGAACTCGCCCACCTGCGCCACCCCGACCACAGCCCTGCATTTTGGGCGCTGACCCGCTCGCTCACACCGTATGTCGATCAAGCCAAACAATGGCTGAAGGCACACGGCGGCGAATTGTTCTTTCTCGGCTAA
- a CDS encoding bifunctional biotin--[acetyl-CoA-carboxylase] ligase/type III pantothenate kinase, whose product MTDLNSRHWALLAALSDGLPQHVSQLARAAGMKPQQLNGFWQQMPGHIRGLLRQHDGQWRLVRPLAVFAEESLQQMAGKHGFRAQLKHECSSSNDEIMALARRSAGLAHKALCVAHFQTKGRGRQGRSWVNRQGECLMFSLGWAFDKPQYELGSLALVVALACRRALADIGLNVNIKWPNDLVVANDKLAGVLIETTRVENKTVAVIGIGINFVLPKEVENATSVQALFQTASKQGVSVEALLNAVLAQLDALLNEYAQNGFASCVGEYDAANRDTGRPVLLLQEGRVVHEGIVKGVDAQGALRLLTGEGEKTIVSGEISLRPDNRPAQPAAAKPERFLLLDGGNSQLKWAWVENGTFSEVGRAPYRDLTQLGEEWLRFADEGVKIVGCAVCGSVKKAMVEEQLTRPVEWLSSMPQALGIRNHYRRPEEHGSDRWFNALGSRRFTQNACVVVSCGTAVTTDALTEDNHYLGGTIMPGFHLMKEAMALKTANLNRPIGKVYPFPTTTPNAIASGMMDAVCGALMMMHGRLKDKTGGGKPVDIIITGGGAARVVQALPEAFVHDNQVKIVDNLVIHGLLHWIAHRNGQ is encoded by the coding sequence ATGACGGATTTGAACAGCCGCCATTGGGCCTTGCTCGCCGCGCTTTCAGACGGCCTGCCACAACACGTTTCTCAGCTGGCGCGTGCGGCCGGGATGAAGCCGCAACAATTAAACGGATTTTGGCAGCAGATGCCGGGACATATCCGCGGTTTGCTGCGCCAGCATGACGGGCAATGGCGCTTGGTGCGCCCATTGGCTGTGTTTGCCGAAGAATCTCTGCAACAAATGGCCGGGAAACATGGTTTTCGCGCGCAGTTGAAACACGAATGCTCGTCCAGCAACGATGAAATCATGGCGTTGGCGCGCCGGTCGGCAGGTTTGGCGCACAAGGCCTTGTGTGTGGCGCATTTTCAAACCAAAGGGCGCGGACGGCAGGGGCGAAGCTGGGTCAACCGACAGGGCGAATGCTTGATGTTCAGCTTGGGCTGGGCGTTTGACAAGCCGCAGTATGAGCTGGGTTCGCTGGCGTTGGTGGTGGCATTGGCTTGCCGCCGCGCGCTTGCCGATATCGGTTTGAACGTGAACATCAAGTGGCCGAACGATTTGGTCGTGGCCAACGATAAATTGGCCGGCGTGTTGATTGAAACGACGCGGGTGGAGAATAAAACCGTCGCCGTCATCGGCATCGGCATTAATTTTGTATTGCCGAAAGAAGTGGAAAACGCTACTTCCGTGCAGGCTTTGTTTCAGACGGCCTCTAAGCAGGGCGTAAGCGTCGAAGCCTTATTGAATGCGGTGTTGGCGCAACTCGATGCGCTGCTGAACGAATACGCGCAAAACGGATTCGCGTCATGTGTCGGCGAATACGATGCCGCCAACCGCGACACAGGCAGGCCGGTCTTGCTGCTTCAAGAAGGGCGCGTTGTCCACGAAGGCATAGTCAAAGGCGTGGACGCACAAGGCGCGTTGCGTTTACTGACGGGCGAGGGTGAGAAAACCATCGTCAGCGGCGAAATCAGCTTGCGCCCGGATAACCGCCCGGCACAACCTGCCGCTGCGAAACCGGAACGCTTTTTGTTGCTGGACGGCGGCAATAGTCAGTTGAAATGGGCGTGGGTGGAGAACGGCACATTTTCTGAAGTCGGCCGCGCGCCGTATCGTGATTTGACCCAGCTGGGCGAAGAATGGCTGCGATTTGCCGATGAAGGTGTGAAGATTGTCGGTTGCGCCGTGTGCGGTTCGGTAAAAAAAGCGATGGTTGAAGAACAATTAACCCGTCCGGTCGAATGGCTGTCTTCCATGCCGCAGGCTTTGGGCATCCGCAACCATTACCGCCGCCCTGAAGAACATGGTTCCGACCGCTGGTTTAATGCGCTGGGCAGCCGCCGCTTTACGCAAAACGCCTGCGTCGTCGTCAGCTGCGGTACTGCCGTAACCACCGACGCGCTGACGGAAGACAATCATTATCTCGGCGGCACCATCATGCCCGGTTTCCACTTGATGAAAGAGGCGATGGCGCTCAAAACCGCCAACCTCAACCGCCCCATCGGCAAGGTATATCCGTTCCCAACCACAACGCCGAACGCCATTGCCAGCGGCATGATGGATGCCGTTTGCGGCGCGCTGATGATGATGCATGGCCGTCTGAAAGACAAAACGGGCGGGGGCAAACCGGTCGATATTATTATCACGGGCGGCGGCGCGGCCAGAGTCGTGCAAGCCTTGCCCGAGGCATTTGTTCATGACAATCAAGTGAAAATCGTCGATAATCTCGTGATTCACGGGCTCTTGCATTGGATTGCCCATCGCAACGGACAATAA
- a CDS encoding surface lipoprotein assembly modifier, giving the protein MKKRLLLLTILPLSLYAADVPPNVKPELQVNTAEPLQPEAHNIPAEQTNRPSEKIINVDADTLLANTELLARAMYSAVVAHNIPGIKAVLPIYEQWPEHDRAMARYAKGLLAQSEGRAAEAIGHYRRFIAEQPDASAVRWQLATALFEDKQNEAAADQFDKLQTESLPPALQERIETYRKALRERDSWQFNAGLNITREQNINQAPGQRRLGNHLNDEQCRAVRLVYPDDDCFRGWTFPEPIDATAVHYQIGAEKKWSLPRGFYATAGADHYGKIYPKHTNYNDLTTRFSAGIGYADQRSDIGITPFHERRFYGNDPYTYTNGARLHYNHWWQPKLQTLSAFEAGRLKNSRREHSDNTSQLLSNSIIYYRNARQYWVAGIDLYRERNRDDKSDSFNRYALRGTWGQEWPKGLSTVLRLSAAQRRYQAPGFFSNEQNRRDKEASASLSVWHRALHFKGITPRLTIAHNKTWSNDKFYEYGKTKMFVELSKTF; this is encoded by the coding sequence ATGAAAAAACGTCTGCTCCTCCTTACCATCCTGCCCCTTTCCCTTTACGCCGCCGATGTGCCGCCCAACGTAAAACCCGAGCTTCAAGTCAACACAGCCGAACCCCTGCAACCCGAAGCGCACAACATCCCTGCCGAACAGACAAACAGGCCGTCTGAAAAAATCATCAACGTCGATGCCGACACCCTGCTTGCCAACACCGAATTACTGGCACGCGCCATGTATTCCGCCGTCGTCGCCCACAATATCCCCGGCATCAAAGCCGTTTTGCCAATTTACGAACAATGGCCAGAACACGACCGCGCCATGGCGCGCTATGCCAAAGGTTTGCTTGCCCAATCCGAAGGGCGAGCCGCCGAAGCCATCGGCCATTACCGCCGCTTTATCGCCGAGCAGCCCGACGCTTCCGCCGTCCGCTGGCAGCTTGCAACCGCCTTGTTTGAAGACAAACAAAACGAAGCCGCGGCCGACCAGTTCGACAAACTGCAAACCGAATCCCTCCCGCCCGCCTTGCAAGAACGCATCGAAACCTACCGCAAAGCCCTGCGCGAACGCGACTCATGGCAATTCAACGCCGGCCTGAACATCACGCGCGAACAAAACATCAACCAAGCTCCCGGCCAACGCCGTCTGGGCAACCACCTGAACGACGAACAATGCCGCGCCGTGCGCCTTGTCTATCCTGACGACGACTGTTTCCGAGGCTGGACATTCCCCGAACCCATCGATGCCACCGCCGTCCATTACCAAATCGGTGCAGAAAAAAAATGGTCGCTGCCCCGCGGCTTCTATGCCACGGCAGGTGCAGACCATTACGGCAAAATCTATCCCAAACACACCAACTACAACGACCTCACCACACGCTTCTCGGCAGGCATCGGCTACGCCGACCAGCGCAGCGATATCGGCATTACTCCGTTCCACGAACGCCGCTTCTACGGCAACGACCCCTACACCTACACCAACGGCGCACGCCTTCACTACAACCATTGGTGGCAACCCAAGCTGCAAACCCTCAGCGCATTTGAAGCAGGCCGTCTGAAAAACAGCCGCCGCGAACATTCCGACAACACCAGCCAACTGCTCAGCAATTCCATCATTTACTACCGCAACGCGCGCCAATACTGGGTAGCCGGTATCGACCTCTACCGCGAACGCAACCGCGACGACAAAAGCGACAGCTTCAACCGCTACGCCCTGCGCGGCACATGGGGACAAGAATGGCCCAAAGGCCTCTCCACCGTCCTACGCCTCAGCGCCGCCCAACGCCGTTACCAAGCCCCCGGCTTCTTCAGCAACGAACAAAACCGCCGCGACAAAGAAGCCTCCGCCTCCCTGAGCGTATGGCACCGCGCCCTCCATTTCAAAGGCATCACCCCGCGCCTGACCATTGCCCACAACAAAACATGGAGCAACGACAAATTCTACGAATACGGCAAAACCAAAATGTTTGTCGAATTGAGCAAAACGTTCTGA
- the aroG gene encoding 3-deoxy-7-phosphoheptulonate synthase AroG has product MSQHHPTDDIKIKEVKELLPPIAHLYELPVTPQVANLVYKTRHEISDLVHGRDNRLLVIIGPCSIHDTKAAVEYAQKLLPLRKKYEKELLIVMRVYFEKPRTTVGWKGLINDPHLDGTFDINYGLRQARQLLLTLNEMGMPASTEFLDMITPQYYADLISWGAIGARTTESQVHRELASGLSCPVGFKNGTDGNLKIAIDAIGAANHPHHFLSVTKAGHSAIVHTSGNPDCHAILRGGKEPNYSAEHVKDAVAQLQKAGVSSKLMVDCSHANSRKDFRKQMDVARDVAAQLKAGEENIMGVMVESHLVEGRQDKPEVYGQSITDACIGWDTTEELLALLAEAKGYQA; this is encoded by the coding sequence ATGTCCCAACACCACCCTACTGACGATATTAAAATTAAAGAAGTCAAAGAGTTATTACCTCCAATCGCGCATTTGTATGAGCTGCCTGTTACGCCTCAGGTTGCCAATTTGGTTTATAAAACACGTCATGAAATTTCGGATTTGGTTCACGGCCGCGACAACCGTTTGCTGGTCATCATCGGCCCATGTTCGATTCACGATACCAAGGCGGCGGTAGAATATGCGCAAAAATTGCTGCCCTTGCGCAAAAAATATGAGAAAGAGCTGCTGATTGTGATGCGCGTGTATTTTGAGAAACCGCGTACAACCGTTGGCTGGAAAGGCCTGATTAACGATCCGCACTTGGACGGTACGTTTGACATCAACTACGGCCTGCGCCAAGCGCGTCAATTGTTGCTGACTTTGAACGAAATGGGTATGCCTGCTTCGACTGAATTCTTGGACATGATTACGCCGCAATACTACGCAGACCTGATTTCTTGGGGCGCGATTGGTGCGCGCACGACTGAAAGCCAGGTACACCGCGAATTGGCCAGCGGCCTCTCCTGCCCTGTCGGTTTTAAAAACGGTACGGACGGCAACCTGAAAATCGCCATCGACGCCATCGGCGCCGCCAATCATCCGCACCACTTCCTGTCTGTAACCAAAGCCGGTCATTCCGCGATTGTCCACACCAGCGGCAACCCTGACTGCCATGCGATTTTGCGTGGCGGTAAAGAGCCTAATTACAGCGCGGAACACGTTAAAGACGCGGTTGCGCAGCTTCAAAAAGCCGGCGTGAGCAGCAAACTGATGGTGGACTGCAGCCATGCCAACAGCCGTAAAGACTTCCGCAAACAAATGGATGTGGCGCGCGATGTTGCGGCACAGTTGAAAGCCGGTGAAGAAAACATCATGGGCGTGATGGTGGAAAGCCACTTGGTTGAAGGCCGCCAAGACAAGCCTGAAGTTTACGGTCAAAGTATTACGGATGCCTGCATCGGTTGGGATACGACCGAAGAATTGCTGGCCCTGCTTGCCGAAGCGAAAGGTTACCAAGCGTAA
- the gmhB gene encoding D-glycero-beta-D-manno-heptose 1,7-bisphosphate 7-phosphatase produces the protein MKLIILDRDGVINQDRDDFVKSVDEWIPIEGSMDAIAFLTQAGYTIAVATNQSGIGRKYFTVQDLTEMHAKMHRLAVQAGGTIDGIWFCPHTAVDNCECRKPKPGMILDIIERFKADAAETWLVGDSLRDLQAIDAAGGKSALVLTGKGKKTLAQHEQDLPEHTQIFDNLLAFSQYIMRENTQIEETAQAIL, from the coding sequence ATGAAACTCATCATCCTCGACCGCGACGGCGTCATCAACCAAGACCGCGACGATTTCGTCAAATCCGTTGACGAATGGATTCCCATCGAAGGCAGCATGGATGCCATCGCCTTTTTAACGCAGGCAGGCTACACCATCGCTGTGGCCACCAACCAATCCGGTATCGGCCGCAAATACTTTACCGTGCAAGACCTGACCGAAATGCACGCGAAAATGCACCGCCTTGCCGTTCAAGCCGGCGGCACCATCGACGGCATATGGTTTTGCCCGCATACCGCCGTTGATAACTGCGAATGCCGCAAACCCAAACCCGGCATGATTCTCGACATCATCGAACGCTTCAAGGCCGATGCCGCCGAAACCTGGCTGGTCGGCGACAGCCTGCGCGACCTGCAGGCCATTGATGCCGCTGGCGGCAAATCTGCGCTCGTCCTGACCGGCAAAGGCAAAAAAACGCTGGCCCAACATGAGCAAGACCTGCCCGAACACACCCAAATCTTCGACAACCTGCTCGCTTTCTCGCAATACATCATGCGCGAAAACACACAAATCGAAGAAACCGCGCAAGCCATCTTATAA
- a CDS encoding lysophospholipid acyltransferase family protein → MLIIRNLIYWFILSSSIILLFPFMLLALPFQGGAHKMAQIWVRILNWSLKHVIGLNYTLSGAENIPDHPAIICAKHQSGWETLALQEIFPPQVYVAKRELFKIPFFGWGLKLVKTIGIDRSNSREANRQLIEQGLARKNEGYWITIFPEGTRLPPGEKGRYKLGGARMAKMFEMDIVPVALNSGEFWPRNSFLKYPGTVSVIIGKPIAYSSGNEAELMAQCEQWIESQQPLITGQGPFAPQTK, encoded by the coding sequence ATGCTGATTATCCGCAACCTGATTTACTGGTTCATCCTTTCCTCCAGCATTATTTTGCTGTTCCCCTTTATGCTGCTTGCCCTGCCCTTCCAAGGCGGCGCACACAAAATGGCGCAAATTTGGGTACGCATCCTCAACTGGTCGCTCAAGCACGTCATCGGCTTAAACTACACCTTAAGCGGCGCGGAAAACATTCCCGACCACCCCGCCATCATTTGCGCCAAACACCAAAGCGGCTGGGAAACCCTCGCCCTGCAAGAAATTTTTCCGCCGCAAGTCTATGTTGCCAAACGCGAACTTTTCAAAATCCCTTTCTTCGGCTGGGGCTTGAAACTGGTTAAAACCATCGGCATCGACCGCAGCAACAGCCGCGAAGCCAACAGGCAGCTGATAGAGCAAGGCCTTGCGCGTAAAAACGAAGGCTATTGGATTACCATTTTCCCCGAAGGCACACGCTTGCCGCCCGGCGAAAAAGGCCGCTACAAACTCGGCGGCGCGCGTATGGCCAAAATGTTTGAGATGGACATCGTCCCCGTCGCGCTCAACAGCGGCGAGTTTTGGCCGCGAAATTCCTTCCTCAAATACCCCGGCACGGTCAGCGTCATCATCGGCAAACCCATTGCCTACAGCAGCGGCAACGAAGCCGAACTCATGGCCCAATGCGAGCAATGGATAGAAAGCCAACAGCCCCTGATTACCGGACAAGGTCCGTTCGCGCCACAAACCAAATAA
- the folD gene encoding bifunctional methylenetetrahydrofolate dehydrogenase/methenyltetrahydrofolate cyclohydrolase FolD, with protein MTAQLIDGKKISQQRIEAVAQAVKARQEKGLHTPCLAVVLVGGDPASAVYVRNKKLACQKSGIESRSYELPSETTQDDLLKLVDELNGDSAVDGILVQLPLPAHIDSQAVLERIVPHKDVDGFHPYNVGRLVVKMPLMRPCTPKGVMTLLEAYGIDPKGKKAVIVGASNIVGRPQALELLLSRATVTICHSATQNLADEVAAADILVVGVGIPNFVKGEWVKPGAVVIDVGINRLEDGSLCGDVEFDVAKERASMITPVPGGVGPMTIATLLENTLHAASLHD; from the coding sequence ATGACTGCTCAACTTATAGACGGAAAAAAAATCTCCCAGCAACGCATCGAGGCGGTCGCGCAGGCGGTAAAGGCGCGCCAGGAAAAAGGTTTGCACACGCCTTGTTTGGCGGTGGTATTGGTCGGCGGCGATCCTGCCAGCGCGGTTTATGTACGCAATAAAAAACTGGCCTGCCAAAAAAGCGGCATTGAATCGCGCTCTTACGAGCTGCCGTCTGAAACCACGCAGGACGATTTGTTGAAACTGGTGGACGAATTGAACGGTGATTCTGCCGTCGACGGTATTTTGGTGCAACTGCCGCTGCCGGCCCACATCGACAGCCAGGCGGTTTTGGAACGTATCGTGCCGCATAAAGATGTGGACGGCTTCCACCCTTACAACGTCGGCCGCCTGGTCGTCAAAATGCCGCTGATGCGCCCGTGCACACCCAAAGGCGTGATGACTTTGTTGGAAGCCTACGGCATCGACCCGAAAGGCAAAAAAGCCGTGATTGTCGGCGCGTCCAATATTGTCGGCCGCCCGCAGGCGTTGGAATTGCTGCTGTCCCGCGCGACGGTAACCATCTGCCACAGCGCTACGCAAAACCTTGCCGATGAAGTTGCCGCCGCCGATATTTTGGTGGTCGGCGTGGGCATTCCGAATTTTGTTAAAGGCGAATGGGTCAAACCCGGCGCCGTCGTTATCGATGTGGGCATCAACCGCTTGGAAGACGGCAGCCTGTGCGGCGATGTGGAGTTTGATGTCGCCAAAGAACGCGCGTCCATGATTACGCCCGTTCCCGGCGGTGTCGGCCCGATGACGATTGCCACTTTGTTGGAAAACACGCTACACGCGGCCTCATTGCACGATTAA
- a CDS encoding adenylyltransferase/cytidyltransferase family protein — protein sequence MMSEWSAPEFESKICPPEKLAERLAALPRPLVFTNGCFDILHRGHVTYLAQARSAGAALVLALNTDASVRRQGKGDDRPINPLENRAAVAAALASVDLVTWFDDDTPAALIEMVKPDVLIKGGDWPVDKIVGAAETFARGGKVFSIPFLHQTSTTKTLAKIREAGGGA from the coding sequence ATCATGTCCGAATGGTCAGCTCCAGAATTCGAATCCAAAATTTGTCCGCCCGAAAAGCTGGCGGAGCGTTTGGCGGCGTTGCCCCGTCCGCTGGTGTTTACCAACGGCTGTTTCGATATTCTCCACCGAGGCCATGTAACGTATCTGGCACAGGCGCGATCGGCCGGTGCGGCTTTGGTATTGGCGTTGAATACCGATGCTTCGGTGCGCCGTCAGGGCAAAGGGGACGATCGTCCGATTAATCCTTTGGAAAACCGCGCGGCAGTGGCTGCGGCATTGGCGAGCGTGGATTTGGTTACATGGTTTGATGACGACACGCCGGCCGCGCTGATTGAAATGGTCAAACCCGATGTATTGATTAAAGGCGGTGATTGGCCTGTGGATAAAATTGTCGGTGCGGCCGAGACGTTTGCGCGCGGTGGCAAAGTATTTTCGATTCCGTTTTTACACCAGACTTCGACCACCAAAACGTTGGCGAAAATCCGCGAAGCCGGAGGAGGCGCATGA
- a CDS encoding AI-2E family transporter — protein MSLLASHTDNPNFRNASYILMGLALLIVLHYHLLPLLLSVILTYIFITRTNGVILKLRRRVLPRNTRLHKSLNAHNINLISTTLTLAIVFSIITMMSLGIYHLIHGGHVGFMLAKLAAILEDTKNSQDLPAAILNMLPNNMAEIKASAIKLIDEYRAALTRISKNSITSFVYILIGIIIGAMLSFHRLKMRKNRRKMPLFKAELVHRIVNFETSFERVFLAQVKISLIDTFLTGLYLYLVLPLFGVELPFKMTVLIVAFIVGLIPVAGNLISNTIIIILSLGASLYVALASLVFLVVIHKLEYFLNAKIIGSEIESSAWELLVAMVVFERIFGIGGIIVAPVYYAYLKNELKLRKLI, from the coding sequence ATGTCCTTACTCGCTTCACACACCGACAACCCGAATTTCCGCAACGCTTCCTATATCCTGATGGGTTTGGCTTTGCTGATTGTCTTGCACTACCATTTGCTGCCGCTGCTGCTGTCGGTTATCCTGACCTATATCTTTATTACGCGCACCAACGGCGTCATCCTCAAACTCCGCCGCCGTGTTTTGCCGCGCAACACGCGGCTGCATAAATCGCTCAATGCGCACAATATCAACCTGATTTCCACTACGCTGACACTGGCCATCGTGTTCAGCATCATCACGATGATGTCTTTGGGCATTTACCACCTGATACACGGCGGCCATGTCGGTTTTATGCTGGCAAAACTGGCGGCGATTTTGGAAGACACCAAAAACAGCCAAGACCTGCCTGCGGCCATTCTCAATATGCTGCCCAACAATATGGCCGAAATCAAAGCCTCGGCGATCAAGCTGATTGACGAATACCGCGCCGCGCTGACCCGCATCAGTAAAAACAGCATCACGTCCTTCGTGTACATCCTCATCGGCATCATCATCGGCGCCATGCTCAGCTTCCACCGCCTGAAAATGCGTAAAAACCGCCGTAAAATGCCATTGTTTAAAGCCGAATTGGTGCACCGCATCGTCAATTTTGAAACCAGCTTTGAACGCGTGTTCCTCGCCCAAGTCAAAATCTCGCTGATCGACACTTTCCTGACCGGCCTGTACCTTTACTTGGTTTTACCGCTGTTCGGCGTTGAGCTGCCGTTTAAAATGACCGTCCTGATCGTCGCCTTTATCGTCGGCCTGATTCCGGTGGCGGGCAACCTGATTTCCAACACCATCATCATTATTTTGAGCCTCGGCGCATCGCTTTACGTCGCACTCGCCTCGCTGGTGTTCCTCGTTGTCATCCACAAGCTCGAATATTTCCTCAACGCCAAAATCATCGGCTCGGAAATCGAATCCAGCGCATGGGAATTGCTGGTGGCAATGGTCGTCTTTGAACGCATTTTCGGCATCGGCGGCATCATCGTCGCGCCGGTTTATTACGCCTATTTGAAAAACGAATTGAAACTGCGAAAATTGATTTAA